The following proteins are co-located in the Palaemon carinicauda isolate YSFRI2023 chromosome 3, ASM3689809v2, whole genome shotgun sequence genome:
- the LOC137637851 gene encoding uridylate-specific endoribonuclease-like, translating to MKTVGLMLLLAIGAYGQSCMGRCGEKDDSQPCQCSTTCESFQDCCDDYHDICYSCKGRCGEHFLKSKPCQCNDDCSSHGNCCKDFVDRCRGIASDADLRELTENLLSIDVNNVGNCITVDHQGHGSSGDLASRPYFSKVPAEILSRPTYAALIKLQDNYIPDVYKAEVSNPEEEAEQEAFLDAIMATEVMALAQAFIIEKQLYFGSLRQKMKEIWFDFYSRGSKSVAGSSGFEHTFVGEIKQGEVSGLHNWVYFYNEEKDGNLDYEGWSKIVDLNGLGEIIENHFHWLNVPKRIGGMFTGTSPEFEIAVYTVCFLARQDTDCPIQMNGHKFKVETWTMKYHNKVLVASAFPNI from the exons ATGAAGACAGTCGGCCTAATGTTGCTTCTGGCAATTG GAGCTTATGGTCAGTCATGTATGGGAAGGTGTGGAGAGAAAGATGACAGCCAGCCTTGTCAATGCAGCACCACTTGTGAAAGCTTTCAAGATTGCTGTGATGATTATCATGATATCTGCTACAGCTGCAAAGGCCGTTGTGGAGAACATTTCCTCAAATCCAAGCCTTGTCAATGCAATGATGATTGTTCCTCACATGGCAACTGTTGCAAAGATTTCGTTGATCGTTGCAGAG GTATTGCTTCGGACGCAGATTTGAGAGAACTGACGGAAAATCTTTTGTCAATTGATGTCAATAATGTTGGGAACTGCATTACTGTTGACCACCAGGGCCATGGCTCCTCAGGAGATCTGGCATCGAGGCC ATACTTCTCCAAGGTCCCTGCAGAAATCTTGAGTAGGCCAACCTACGCCGCCCTTATAAAACTTCAAGATAATTACATCCCTGACGTTTACAAGGCCGAGGTCAGCAACCCTGAAGAAGAGGCTGAACAGGAGGCCTTCCTCGATGCCATCATGGCCACAGAAGTGATGGCGTTGGCGCAAGCTTTCATTATTGAAAAGC AACTCTACTTTGGAAGTTTGCGTCAGAAAATGAAGGAAATTTGGTTTGATTTTTATTCAAGAGGCAGCAAAAGTGTTGCTGGTTCCTCAGGCTTCGAGCACACTTTCGTTGGAGAGATAAAACAGGGCGAGGTCTCTGGCCTCCACAACTGGGTTTATTTCTACAATGAAGAAAAAGATGGAAACCTCGACTACGAGGGATGGAGCAAAATCGTCGATCTAAATGGTCTG GGGGAAATCATCGAGAACCACTTCCATTGGCTTAACGTACCCAAGCGAATCGGGGGAATGTTCACGGGCACATCACCTGAATTTGAGATTGCCGTCTACACTGTTTGTTTCTTGGCAAGACAGGACACCGATTGCCCAATTCAGATGAACGGCCACAAGTTTAAAGTTGAAACGTGGACAATGAAATACCATAACAAGGTGCTCGTCGCAAGCGCTTTTCCTAACATTTAG